The following DNA comes from Mucilaginibacter jinjuensis.
CAGCACAAAACCGTACGCTTGGTCGCTTCCACCTGGATAGCATTCCGCCAGCGCCACGTGGTGTACCACAGGTAGAAGTTACCTTTGATATTGATGCTAACGGTATCCTGCACGTATCTGCTAAAGATAAAGCAACCGGTAAAGAGCAAAAAATCCGTATCGAAGCTTCATCTGGTTTAACTGATGCTGAGATCAAAAAGATGAAAGACGAAGCTGAAGCTAATGCTGATGCTGACAGAAAGGCAAAAGAAGAAGTTGAAAAACTGAACGGTGCCGATGCTTTGATCTTCTCGACTGAGAAACAATTGAAAGAATATGGTGACAAAATACCTGCTGACAAAAAAGCACCTATCGAGTCATCTCTGGAAAAACTGAAATCAGCTTTCTCTGCCAAAGATTTGGACGCTATCGAAGCTGCACAAACCGAGCTTAACGCTGCCTGGGCTACTGCATCTGAAGATATGTACAAAGCAACAGGTGATGCCGGTCAGGGTCAGCCTAACGCAGGCGGTCCGGAAGCAGGTGGCGCACAAGGCGGCGACACTGTAACCGATGTTGACTTTGAAGAAGTGAAATAATTATAATAGTTTTTTTTGAAAAGGGCTCCCCGGTTTATCCGGGGAGCCCTTTTTGTTTGTATATGCTTGTCCACCCGTCATGCTGAACTTGTTTCAGCACCCCACAGGACAGGTCGCAGACTTTGCTGACGGTGGCTTAGCATGTGGGATCCCGAAACAAGTTCGGGACGACGGATGGATATTACGACGGATTCCCCGATTCCTCTCCCTCCTCAACCACAACCTCTTCTTGCTTAACCTCCCGTAAATACTTCCGCTTATAAAACAAGCGCAGCAAAGCAAATACCGGCCATATTAAAATAGGGCTCATTTGAGCGTACATTCTGGATAACGGCCATATTAAAATGCCGAACAAAAATATGATCGGTATGGCAATGGTACGGGCCATAAATAGCTTCTTGAATATGATGGTAGGCTGATGTTCGACAATGCCGTTTTTAGGGTTGAAAACATATTTAATCAAGGCATAATTAGTGATGCCGGTTAATATGATGTTGATGTTATAGAAGTAGTAAGGAACGTTGTAGCGCGTATTCTCGCTGTAATAGGCAGATGAAAAAGGCATCAACACTAATGTGAACAGGAAAAAGAAATTGAGCAAAATAAGCCTGTTGGTATAATGGTTAACAAAGCCAAAAGTACGATGATGACTACGCCAGTTTAATGCAATAACAAGGAAGCTGAGGAAGAAACCCCAAAACTTGGGTACTAACTCATAAAGCTGCTCGAGGATCTGATCTGGTGTAAAGCCCTTTAATATTTCGGGGGCTTTAATTTCTATTACCAGTAGCGTAATGGCGATAGCAAAAACAGCATCACTAAAAAGGATAATGCGGTCTATCTGGAAATCTTTGCGTTCGGGGTCGTGTTGTTCTAAAAAGTGTTCTTTGCTCATAAATTGTGAATAGGCTTAAAATAGGAAATCTGCTACAAATAAAAAAGCATCCGTTTTGGGCGGATGCTTTTTGAGTGTATTACTTCTGGTTTAGTATGGACAAACATACACGTCATTGCGAGGAACGAAGCAATCCCCGATTTACAGAGCAGCTCTGTATAGTTGAACTGCAAAGTCGGGGATTGCCACGCTATCGCTCGCAATGACGTGTTGGTTGTGTACCTTACATGAATTTAATAAGCAATAGTAATCACCTTACCACTATTCTCAAATTCAACAGCATCAGTACCGCTAACAGCATGACCATTTACTTTGAAGTTTTTCATACGACCATTAAAGCCATGCAATACTAACTTGATGCGGCTGTATTTCGAAGTCATAGAACCTTCTGCTGCGCCAAACGTAATATGCGCATGATTTGGATCGAAACTGATTTCGCGTTTATGGTAAGTACCATGCTGATAATCATAAGATGAACCATCATCTTCGTAATAAACAAAATGGCTGGCCTCTTTTCCGTACCAAACGTTAATTTCTAAAATACCATCACCTTTTTCGTTGGTGTTTTGTATCACGTTTTGCATCGGGATAATGGCACCGCCTTTGGCAAATACAGGCAGATCATTTAATGGTGCATCAACAGTATAAGTATGACCGCCATCATAATGCTGGCTGCTGCTTACGCGATACCATTCGCCTTGCGGCAGGTAAACAGATACGGTATGCTCGGTACTGATAACCGGTGCAACCAGCAAGCCATCGCCAAACAGAAACTGGTTCTGATAGCTTGGATTATAAATCATGGTATCCTGTGTATAGTTAATAGCCAGTGTACGGCTCACAGGAAGCCCTGTTTGATGCGATTGGTAGAAACTGGAGTATAGGTATGGAAGCAATTTATAACGCTGCTCAATGTCTTTTTTAATGATCTTTTCGTTAACCTCTCCCCAACGCCATGGCTCGCGCATTTTGGTGCCCTGCATGGCGTGGTTACGGAACATTGGGGTATACACACCCAGCGAGTTCCAGCGTACCATCAGCTCTGGTGTAGGATCGCCGCTAAAGCCACCAATATCTACACCTACCAGGCTCATCCCGGTAATACCCAGGCTGTTTACCATGCGCTGACCTAACAGCATGTGAGCATCGTAAGCAGAGTTATCACCTGTCCACACGGCAGAGTAACGTTGTGTGCCCGAATAAGCCGCACGGGTTAATACGAACGGACGTTTATTGCCCAGAATCTTTTTAGTGCCCTCATAAGTAGCGCGGGCCATTTCCATGCCATAAACATTGCGCACTTCGGGGATATAATAATTGCCGAATTTAACCATCCAGGGGATGTTTTGTCCCCAGGCGGCAGGTTCGTTCATGTCGTTCCAGAAACCTTCAACACCGGGCTCGGTAAGAGCAGTGAAAGATGCTCCCCACCATTGGCGTACATCATCCCTGAAAAAGTCTGGGAAATGGCAGCGACCGGGCCAAACTTCGCCTACAAATTTTTCGCCGTTGGGGTATGTGGCAAAATAGTTTTTGGCTACGCCTTCATCGTATTGTTTATAACCGGGTTCAACTTTAATACCAGGGTCAACAATGGTAACCAACCTAAAGCCCATTGATTTCAGTTTATCAATAAATGATTTCGGGTCGGGGAAGGTCTGGTGGTTCCAGGTGAAGATCTTGTAATGATCCATGTAATCAATATCACAATACATTACATCAGCCGGGATGTTATGGTCGCGGAAGGTTTTAGCAATATCCAGAATTTCCTGTGCGCTCATATAACTCCAGCGACATTGCTGGTAACCTAAAGTCCACAGTGGTGGCATTTCCATACGACCGGTAAGCCAGGTATAATCTTTAATAATATCGGCTACGTTTTGCGCACCGAAGAAATAATAGTTCATATCACCGGCATCGGCACCAAACCAACTCATTTGATGGTCTGTAGTGGCACCAAAATCGAAGTAGCTTTTGTGCGTATTGTCGAAGAACAAGCCGTAAGTAAGGCCGCTATGCATGCCCACAAAAAATGGGAAGGTTTCATATAGAGGGTCGCTTTTAGGGCCATGATCGGGTACGTCACTGTTCCAGTTAGTATAAGAACTACCGCGACGGTCTAAATCGCCGGTTTTTTCGCCCAGACCAATGAAGCGCTCGTCTTTATAAAGTTTGCGGTAGTTAACCACACGTGTGCCCTGCCAGTTAACGCCAAAACGGTTATCGTCCTGGCTTAACTCCTTGCCATCAGCAGTATAGAAATTAAAACGTAACGGCGATTTCTGAATACTCAGTTTTAAAGCTGAAGTGGTAACCTCAATATGGTCGCCGGTTTCTTTATAATCAATAGCATCGGCTGGTTTTTGAATCACCGCAAATGAGGTATCGGCCACGTCGGTGTTTTTGCTGATGTTAACACGGATAACGGTAGGGCTGTAAACCCAAACACGGGCAACGGCTTCTTTGGTTGTTATCACTAAAGCATTGGCTTGTTTGGCAGCGCTTTGGGTATTGCCTAAAATTTCGACCTGCATATGTTGTGCAAATAAGTTTGTATACGTAGTTAACAAAACAACGACTAAGAGCAAATATCGTTTCATCAGAAATTTAATAATTGGTTACAGAGCCAAATGTAAATAATTATCGGGAACGTTCCCGGAAAATGTTTGAGATGGATATAAAATAAAAATCCCCGCCTTTGGGGCAGGGATTTTTATTTTATAATGT
Coding sequences within:
- a CDS encoding TMEM175 family protein, yielding MSKEHFLEQHDPERKDFQIDRIILFSDAVFAIAITLLVIEIKAPEILKGFTPDQILEQLYELVPKFWGFFLSFLVIALNWRSHHRTFGFVNHYTNRLILLNFFFLFTLVLMPFSSAYYSENTRYNVPYYFYNINIILTGITNYALIKYVFNPKNGIVEHQPTIIFKKLFMARTIAIPIIFLFGILIWPLSRMYAQMSPILIWPVFALLRLFYKRKYLREVKQEEVVVEEGEESGNPS
- a CDS encoding glycoside hydrolase family 31 protein, producing MQVEILGNTQSAAKQANALVITTKEAVARVWVYSPTVIRVNISKNTDVADTSFAVIQKPADAIDYKETGDHIEVTTSALKLSIQKSPLRFNFYTADGKELSQDDNRFGVNWQGTRVVNYRKLYKDERFIGLGEKTGDLDRRGSSYTNWNSDVPDHGPKSDPLYETFPFFVGMHSGLTYGLFFDNTHKSYFDFGATTDHQMSWFGADAGDMNYYFFGAQNVADIIKDYTWLTGRMEMPPLWTLGYQQCRWSYMSAQEILDIAKTFRDHNIPADVMYCDIDYMDHYKIFTWNHQTFPDPKSFIDKLKSMGFRLVTIVDPGIKVEPGYKQYDEGVAKNYFATYPNGEKFVGEVWPGRCHFPDFFRDDVRQWWGASFTALTEPGVEGFWNDMNEPAAWGQNIPWMVKFGNYYIPEVRNVYGMEMARATYEGTKKILGNKRPFVLTRAAYSGTQRYSAVWTGDNSAYDAHMLLGQRMVNSLGITGMSLVGVDIGGFSGDPTPELMVRWNSLGVYTPMFRNHAMQGTKMREPWRWGEVNEKIIKKDIEQRYKLLPYLYSSFYQSHQTGLPVSRTLAINYTQDTMIYNPSYQNQFLFGDGLLVAPVISTEHTVSVYLPQGEWYRVSSSQHYDGGHTYTVDAPLNDLPVFAKGGAIIPMQNVIQNTNEKGDGILEINVWYGKEASHFVYYEDDGSSYDYQHGTYHKREISFDPNHAHITFGAAEGSMTSKYSRIKLVLHGFNGRMKNFKVNGHAVSGTDAVEFENSGKVITIAY